In a single window of the Xylanibacillus composti genome:
- a CDS encoding argininosuccinate synthase yields MAKEKIVLAYSGGLDTSVILAWLKETYDAEIIAFTADIGQKEELDGLEEKAIQTGASKVYIDDLREEFARDFIFPMFQSGALYEGQYLLGTSIARPLIAKRMVEIARAEGATAIAHGATGKGNDQVRFELNAAALAPEIKCIAPWRLDEFREQFPGRAEMIAYAEKHGIPVTASAAKPYSTDRNLLHISFESGMLEDPWFDASAESNEDMYVLSVSPERAPDEPEYIEMEFEQGNCVAINGKAMGPLEVMETLNELGGKHGIGRIDMVENRFVGMKSRGVYETPGGTILFVAHRKMESLTMDREVMSLRDSLISRYSGLVYNGFWFAPERLALQALIAESQKNVTGTVRMKLYKGNVISAGIKSPVSLYNPDIATMEADPTQAYNQNDATGFINLNALRLRVQAGVEQSKHNN; encoded by the coding sequence GTGGCAAAGGAAAAAATTGTGCTCGCCTATTCAGGCGGCCTGGACACGTCTGTCATTTTGGCGTGGCTGAAGGAAACCTACGATGCGGAAATTATCGCCTTTACAGCAGACATCGGTCAGAAGGAAGAGCTGGACGGCCTGGAGGAGAAAGCGATTCAGACAGGTGCGTCCAAAGTATACATCGATGATCTGCGCGAGGAATTTGCCCGCGATTTTATCTTCCCGATGTTTCAGTCGGGGGCTCTGTACGAAGGGCAGTATTTGCTTGGCACAAGCATTGCCCGTCCGCTGATTGCCAAGCGCATGGTAGAGATTGCCCGCGCGGAAGGCGCGACCGCCATTGCGCATGGCGCGACAGGCAAAGGCAACGACCAGGTGCGCTTCGAGTTGAATGCAGCGGCCTTGGCGCCGGAGATCAAGTGCATCGCTCCATGGCGATTGGACGAGTTCCGCGAGCAGTTCCCCGGCCGCGCAGAAATGATCGCCTATGCGGAGAAGCACGGGATTCCGGTAACCGCTTCAGCGGCAAAGCCATACTCCACGGACCGCAATCTGTTGCACATCAGCTTTGAAAGCGGCATGCTGGAGGACCCTTGGTTCGACGCCAGCGCGGAATCGAACGAAGATATGTATGTGCTCAGCGTATCGCCGGAACGGGCTCCGGATGAGCCGGAATACATCGAGATGGAATTCGAGCAGGGCAACTGCGTGGCGATTAACGGCAAAGCCATGGGCCCGCTTGAAGTGATGGAAACCTTGAACGAGCTTGGCGGCAAGCATGGCATCGGAAGGATCGATATGGTCGAGAACCGCTTCGTCGGCATGAAGAGCCGCGGCGTATATGAGACGCCAGGCGGGACGATTTTGTTCGTTGCGCATCGCAAGATGGAATCGCTGACGATGGACCGCGAAGTCATGAGCCTGCGCGATTCGCTTATTTCCCGCTATAGCGGTCTGGTGTATAACGGATTCTGGTTTGCGCCGGAGCGCCTTGCGCTCCAGGCTCTCATTGCGGAAAGCCAGAAAAATGTCACCGGCACCGTTCGTATGAAGCTGTACAAGGGCAATGTGATCAGCGCCGGGATCAAGAGTCCGGTCAGCTTGTACAACCCGGATATCGCCACAATGGAGGCAGATCCGACGCAGGCGTACAACCAGAATGACGCGACCGGCTTTATTAACTTGAACGCCTTGCGGTTGCGTGTACAGGCCGGGGTCGAACAGTCGAAACACAACAATTGA
- a CDS encoding PDZ domain-containing protein: protein MEMLTDGLINLAQAVGMLFLTPFYYIALLFLWLLYRRQMYLERRCYHTRLHSLAGPMLAAVGAGWAVGLAMSLIFPFIGMQVNGQTLILLWGTALLLVWLRIRYFCLAYAAGMLGIIRGVYELLPASWQDGHQVHAAAGWLTDAVAGVHVPSLLILAALTHMAEAALIRLQGSRWATPLFVEGKRGKIVGAYGIQGFWPVPLFLMVPAGDAGGIALPWHTLFPAGAESGWTFAAFPVLIGFSELTKTRLAEVKTRMTAARLAAYSVFLLALALLTLWQQWSLIPAGILAILLHEAIALLSHREEERDPPLFIHDSRGLRVLGILPGSPADKMGIRAGEIITAANGRKVRSKDDLHRAIQTNSAFCKLELLDRRSEPRFVQRALYAGQHHQLGIILSPDNRTDVYVEFLSKPLWSYFKMKMAGLRRRGSDPPPADGVGM from the coding sequence ATGGAAATGCTAACTGATGGACTTATCAATCTGGCTCAAGCAGTAGGCATGTTGTTTTTGACGCCATTCTATTATATTGCGCTTCTCTTTTTGTGGCTGCTTTACCGCAGGCAGATGTACCTGGAACGACGCTGCTATCATACTCGCTTGCATTCACTCGCAGGGCCTATGCTCGCTGCTGTTGGCGCAGGCTGGGCTGTCGGACTTGCGATGAGCTTGATTTTTCCATTTATCGGGATGCAGGTGAATGGACAAACGCTGATCCTGCTATGGGGAACAGCCCTTCTGTTGGTTTGGCTCCGAATTCGGTACTTTTGTCTGGCGTATGCGGCCGGCATGCTGGGCATCATTCGGGGAGTCTATGAGCTTCTTCCCGCAAGCTGGCAGGATGGACATCAAGTCCATGCGGCAGCGGGTTGGCTGACGGATGCGGTCGCAGGCGTGCACGTACCGTCGCTTTTGATATTAGCGGCGCTCACTCACATGGCGGAGGCCGCGCTGATTCGGCTGCAAGGGAGCCGCTGGGCTACGCCATTGTTCGTTGAGGGCAAGCGAGGCAAAATCGTTGGCGCCTATGGCATCCAGGGATTTTGGCCGGTTCCGCTATTTTTGATGGTGCCTGCCGGCGATGCAGGCGGGATTGCACTTCCCTGGCATACGCTGTTCCCTGCGGGAGCCGAATCCGGATGGACGTTTGCGGCATTTCCCGTGTTGATCGGATTCAGCGAATTGACAAAGACCAGGCTGGCGGAAGTGAAAACGCGCATGACGGCAGCACGGCTTGCGGCGTACAGTGTGTTCCTTCTGGCTTTGGCGCTGCTGACGCTGTGGCAGCAGTGGTCGCTGATTCCAGCGGGGATATTGGCTATTCTGCTTCATGAAGCGATAGCGCTGCTCAGCCACCGCGAAGAGGAACGCGATCCGCCGCTTTTCATTCACGACAGCAGAGGGCTGCGTGTACTGGGCATACTGCCGGGCAGTCCGGCCGACAAGATGGGCATTCGCGCCGGCGAGATCATTACGGCTGCGAACGGGCGCAAGGTTCGCTCGAAGGATGACCTGCACAGAGCCATTCAGACGAACTCGGCGTTCTGCAAGCTGGAGCTGCTGGACCGCCGCAGCGAGCCGCGCTTCGTGCAGCGGGCGCTTTATGCCGGCCAGCATCATCAATTGGGCATCATTCTCTCGCCGGACAACAGGACGGATGTATATGTTGAGTTTTTGAGCAAGCCGCTGTGGTCTTACTTCAAAATGAAGATGGCCGGCCTGCGCAGGAGAGGGAGCGATCCGCCGCCTGCCGACGGTGTAGGCATGTAG
- the argH gene encoding argininosuccinate lyase encodes MSKLWGGRFTKKTDQLVEEYTASIGFDKELAEEDIQGSLAHVAMLGKCGILSPEDVEKITEGLHQVQMKIRRGEVDYAVSDEDIHMNIEKLLIEEIGPAGGRLHTGRSRNDQVATDMHLYLRRRVVEFVQLLTNLQEALLGQARDNLDTILPGYTHLQRAQPILFAHHLMAYVAMFQRDVERLQDSFKRINVLPLGAGALAGTTFPIDRHFVAEKLGFDRVYENSLDAVSDRDFIVEFLAAASMIMMHLSRFSEELVLWSSTEFNFVELDDAFCTGSSIMPQKKNPDVPELIRGKTGRVYGNLIGLLTTLKALPLAYNKDMQEDKEGMFDTVKTLQGALQLFAPMVATMQVNRDRMRDAVNKDFSNATDIADYLVNKGLPFRQAHEVIGKTVLYCIQNNKYLLDLELEEFNKFSKLFEEDIYDVLKPESVVDARDVYGGTARRQVEQAVERAEAELVQTREWVEARTEKE; translated from the coding sequence ATGAGCAAATTATGGGGTGGCCGGTTTACGAAGAAGACCGACCAACTGGTAGAAGAATATACAGCCTCCATCGGCTTTGACAAAGAGCTGGCGGAGGAGGATATTCAGGGCAGTTTGGCGCATGTGGCCATGCTCGGCAAGTGCGGCATCCTGTCACCCGAAGACGTGGAGAAGATCACTGAGGGCCTGCACCAGGTGCAGATGAAAATCCGCCGCGGTGAAGTCGACTATGCAGTTTCCGATGAGGATATCCACATGAACATCGAAAAGCTGCTGATCGAGGAAATCGGTCCGGCAGGCGGCAGACTGCATACCGGACGGAGCCGCAACGACCAGGTAGCGACCGATATGCACCTGTATTTGCGCCGCAGGGTTGTGGAATTCGTACAGCTGCTGACCAATTTGCAGGAGGCGCTGCTCGGACAAGCGCGCGACAATTTGGATACGATTCTGCCTGGTTACACCCATTTGCAGCGGGCGCAGCCGATCTTGTTCGCCCATCATCTCATGGCATATGTAGCCATGTTTCAGCGCGATGTGGAACGGCTGCAGGACAGCTTCAAGCGGATCAATGTGCTGCCGCTAGGCGCAGGCGCGCTCGCGGGAACTACTTTCCCGATTGACCGTCACTTTGTAGCCGAAAAGCTGGGCTTCGATCGTGTATATGAAAACAGCCTGGATGCAGTGAGCGACCGTGACTTCATAGTGGAGTTTTTGGCCGCGGCTTCCATGATTATGATGCATCTTTCGCGATTCAGCGAGGAGCTGGTCCTGTGGTCCAGCACTGAATTCAATTTCGTCGAGCTGGACGATGCCTTCTGCACCGGCAGCAGCATCATGCCGCAGAAGAAAAATCCGGATGTGCCCGAGCTCATTCGCGGCAAGACCGGGCGCGTCTACGGCAACCTGATCGGGCTGTTGACGACGCTGAAGGCACTTCCGCTGGCTTACAACAAGGACATGCAGGAGGACAAGGAAGGCATGTTCGATACGGTCAAGACCTTGCAGGGAGCGCTGCAGCTGTTCGCCCCGATGGTCGCCACCATGCAGGTCAATCGCGATCGGATGCGGGATGCGGTCAACAAGGACTTCTCCAACGCAACAGATATTGCCGATTATCTGGTCAATAAAGGCCTGCCTTTCCGTCAGGCGCATGAAGTGATTGGCAAGACCGTGCTCTATTGCATTCAGAACAACAAGTACTTGCTGGATTTGGAGCTGGAGGAGTTCAATAAGTTCTCCAAGCTGTTTGAGGAAGACATTTACGATGTGTTGAAGCCGGAAAGCGTGGTCGATGCACGCGACGTGTATGGCGGCACTGCCCGCCGACAGGTAGAGCAGGCGGTAGAGCGGGCGGAGGCTGAGCTTGTGCAAACCCGCGAATGGGTGGAAGCACGTACAGAGAAGGAATAG
- a CDS encoding VanW family protein, protein MERWKYRGSGRSLWLLLGACMLTSLLAAAAVGVYGLQQTVPRGVHIGPWTIGGMTMQQLDRELGHLAEALRRRQVVIESSVGPPVSITIDMAGMGLHSEQLRDDLERVLNGNPYSRAHARWQMRDQAFPLHATVQRSDIDAVVQREWADIQARQPINAQRTITSHDTVQYKEGRSVEHVDVDALERQFSGISQQLLEEALVEMAQHGAAKSQKPIMLKLPMRVIPPSITVDTLKNEGIERKIAEFTTSFARSGAGRVHNIQATADTIQDMILKPGDIFDYGAVVEKTRQNSGYKEAPIILNGKFVPGIGGGICQVSTTLYNAALRSGLEIVERRNHSLPIQYVPLGQDATFSSGYINFRFRNNTGKHLQIRTAVKGKTITIKLFGTLPRNVQYQIRSKVTRTIEPPVKVVRNNHLQPGEERLLQEGKVGYEVITERIKLVDGKAVETETISTDRYQPKPRLVARHTGAAENEQTAPTGPKKQIIEDGVFGPIFE, encoded by the coding sequence GTGGAGCGTTGGAAATATCGAGGAAGCGGCAGGAGTCTCTGGCTTCTATTGGGGGCATGCATGCTGACATCCCTGCTTGCGGCAGCGGCCGTCGGCGTGTACGGCCTTCAGCAAACTGTACCGCGCGGAGTTCACATTGGCCCATGGACAATTGGCGGGATGACGATGCAGCAACTGGATCGGGAGCTGGGTCATCTCGCCGAAGCGCTGCGCCGGCGGCAGGTTGTAATCGAGTCAAGCGTTGGCCCGCCAGTGTCCATAACGATTGACATGGCCGGTATGGGGCTCCATTCGGAGCAGCTTCGCGACGATTTAGAACGCGTGTTGAACGGGAACCCCTACAGCCGGGCGCACGCGCGCTGGCAAATGCGCGATCAGGCCTTCCCATTGCACGCAACTGTACAACGAAGCGACATTGATGCGGTAGTACAGCGGGAGTGGGCGGATATTCAGGCGAGGCAGCCGATCAACGCCCAGCGGACCATCACCAGCCATGATACGGTGCAATACAAAGAAGGCCGATCTGTAGAGCATGTGGATGTTGATGCACTTGAGCGGCAGTTTTCCGGCATCAGCCAGCAGCTGCTCGAAGAAGCGCTGGTCGAGATGGCGCAGCATGGCGCAGCCAAGTCCCAGAAGCCGATTATGCTGAAGCTGCCGATGCGGGTAATCCCCCCCTCTATCACTGTGGATACTTTGAAAAACGAGGGGATCGAGCGAAAAATTGCAGAGTTCACGACTTCTTTCGCTCGCAGCGGCGCAGGACGCGTCCATAACATTCAGGCTACGGCGGATACCATCCAGGACATGATATTGAAGCCGGGCGATATTTTTGACTATGGTGCTGTTGTCGAAAAGACCAGACAAAACAGCGGCTACAAAGAAGCTCCGATTATTCTGAACGGCAAGTTCGTCCCCGGGATCGGCGGCGGCATCTGCCAGGTGTCCACCACATTGTACAACGCAGCGCTGCGCAGCGGACTTGAAATTGTCGAACGGCGCAATCACTCGCTGCCTATACAATATGTGCCGCTTGGGCAGGATGCCACCTTCTCATCCGGTTATATTAACTTCCGCTTTCGGAACAATACCGGCAAGCATCTGCAAATTCGCACAGCCGTGAAGGGCAAGACGATCACAATCAAGCTGTTCGGCACGCTGCCGCGCAACGTGCAATACCAGATTCGCTCGAAAGTTACCCGCACGATCGAGCCCCCTGTCAAGGTCGTGCGCAACAACCATTTGCAGCCAGGGGAAGAACGCCTGCTCCAGGAAGGCAAAGTTGGATATGAGGTGATTACAGAACGGATCAAGCTCGTTGACGGCAAAGCGGTAGAGACCGAAACGATCTCGACAGATCGTTATCAGCCCAAGCCCCGGCTTGTCGCACGGCATACCGGAGCTGCCGAAAATGAGCAGACGGCTCCAACAGGTCCGAAAAAGCAAATTATCGAGGATGGCGTATTCGGTCCGATCTTTGAATAA
- the ftsE gene encoding cell division ATP-binding protein FtsE — MIEMQDVWKDYPDGTHALREVNIKIDRNEFVYLVGPSGAGKSTFMKLIYREEKPTKGQIFVNGFHLGKLKQRKIPFVRRNIGVIFQDFRLLPKLTVYENVAFAMDVIEAPKKQIKRRTMEVLDLVKLKHKADSLPSQLSGGEQQRTAIARAIVNNPSVIIADEPTGNLDPETSNGIMHLLEEINFRGTTIVMATHNKEIVNNLRKRVVAIEGGTIVRDEQRGEYGYEV; from the coding sequence GTGATCGAAATGCAGGATGTATGGAAGGATTATCCTGATGGGACACATGCTTTGCGAGAAGTGAACATCAAGATAGACCGCAATGAATTTGTCTACTTAGTAGGGCCCTCCGGGGCGGGAAAATCGACGTTTATGAAGCTGATTTATAGAGAAGAGAAGCCGACCAAAGGCCAAATTTTCGTGAACGGTTTTCATTTGGGGAAGCTGAAGCAGCGCAAGATTCCATTCGTACGCCGCAATATCGGCGTGATCTTTCAGGATTTTCGCCTGTTGCCCAAGCTGACCGTATACGAAAACGTGGCGTTTGCGATGGATGTGATTGAGGCGCCGAAGAAGCAGATCAAGAGAAGGACGATGGAAGTGCTCGATCTCGTCAAATTGAAGCATAAGGCAGACAGTCTGCCGTCACAGCTTTCTGGCGGTGAGCAGCAGCGCACAGCCATCGCCCGCGCGATTGTGAATAATCCATCGGTCATCATCGCGGACGAGCCAACAGGCAATCTGGATCCCGAGACATCGAACGGCATTATGCACTTGCTGGAGGAAATCAACTTCCGCGGCACGACGATTGTCATGGCCACACACAACAAAGAAATCGTCAATAACCTGCGCAAACGGGTTGTTGCCATAGAAGGCGGCACCATTGTCAGGGACGAGCAGCGGGGAGAGTACGGCTATGAAGTTTAG
- a CDS encoding murein hydrolase activator EnvC family protein has protein sequence MKKWIVPLILVLTVAVTYALPDRGQARSELQQINAEIEAVRAKQAQAKKRAEEAKNTIVQLENQRQLVQAELAQLQVEIEEAGAEKARIQKEIMESEIELDIAQQEKEMAEERIRLRDEKLQSRLRLMYTNGSVSYLEVLFSATSFTDFLDRYQSLQSLVDQDKQMLDANRYDLALIMEKEQQIKALLTQQTADYERVAELEMILVAKEKEREVQIASLNANIEHEEGVSEQMSQEAAELANRQAELLAKQKQLINFNSGGNLAYPLEKWYPITSGYGTRVDPITGKKGASHYGIDFGAPSGTNIVAAHKGTVTIAGWVNGYGYTVVIDDGGGIRTWYCHMTTGSIKVEVGQVVDTGEVLGKVGSTGRSTGPHLHFGVQKNGSWVNPADYLSL, from the coding sequence TTGAAAAAGTGGATCGTACCGCTGATTCTGGTATTGACTGTTGCCGTTACGTATGCGCTGCCTGATCGGGGACAAGCCCGTTCAGAGCTTCAACAAATTAACGCCGAGATCGAAGCCGTTCGGGCGAAGCAAGCCCAGGCCAAGAAACGCGCGGAGGAAGCGAAAAACACCATTGTCCAGTTGGAAAATCAGAGGCAGCTTGTTCAGGCCGAGCTTGCCCAGCTTCAGGTGGAGATAGAGGAGGCCGGTGCAGAGAAGGCTCGGATTCAGAAAGAAATCATGGAATCGGAAATTGAGCTGGATATTGCGCAGCAGGAGAAGGAGATGGCGGAAGAACGCATACGACTGCGGGATGAGAAGCTGCAGTCTCGCCTGCGCCTCATGTATACGAACGGCAGTGTTTCTTATTTGGAAGTGCTGTTCAGCGCAACGAGCTTCACCGATTTCCTCGACCGCTATCAGTCGCTGCAGTCGCTGGTCGATCAGGACAAGCAAATGCTGGATGCAAACCGGTATGATTTGGCGCTGATTATGGAGAAGGAGCAGCAGATCAAGGCGCTGCTGACCCAGCAAACTGCGGATTACGAAAGAGTGGCGGAACTGGAAATGATCTTGGTCGCCAAGGAGAAGGAACGGGAGGTTCAGATCGCGTCGCTGAATGCGAATATTGAACACGAAGAAGGCGTCTCCGAGCAAATGAGCCAGGAAGCGGCCGAGCTGGCCAACCGTCAGGCGGAATTGCTGGCCAAGCAGAAGCAGTTGATTAATTTCAATAGCGGCGGCAATCTTGCCTACCCGTTGGAGAAATGGTACCCCATTACAAGCGGATATGGCACGCGTGTCGATCCAATTACCGGGAAGAAGGGCGCATCGCATTACGGCATTGACTTCGGAGCTCCGTCCGGCACCAACATTGTTGCAGCGCACAAGGGAACGGTAACGATAGCAGGCTGGGTGAACGGGTACGGCTATACCGTCGTCATTGACGACGGGGGCGGCATTCGTACGTGGTATTGTCATATGACAACGGGTTCGATTAAAGTAGAAGTTGGACAAGTAGTGGATACAGGCGAGGTATTAGGGAAGGTTGGTTCTACCGGTCGATCCACCGGGCCTCACTTGCACTTCGGGGTGCAGAAGAACGGCAGCTGGGTTAATCCGGCCGATTATTTGTCCTTATAA
- the ftsX gene encoding permease-like cell division protein FtsX: MKFRTLVRHLREGHLNVIRNGWMSFASASAIAISLFVLGVFLLLVMNVDNLAQELENTVEIRVHLDVVVPEEQIAGIQNEIGKIPEVSRITFVSKDEGLEMLKERLGEENREIIEGYEGDQNPLNDSFTVKVDEPRNVAAVAAQIEAINSGQSPPPIVKVQYGKGYVERMFAVTHAIRIVGIALVIGLAFTAMFLISNTIKLTIISRRREISIMKLVGATNNFIRWPFFVEGALLGIIGAAIPVLILYFGYGAIVEQSRVELGLMMLQLLPVEEVRSTVFGSLMGIGILIGIWGSTISVRKFLKV, from the coding sequence ATGAAGTTTAGAACGCTGGTGCGTCACTTGCGGGAAGGCCATCTGAATGTGATCCGGAATGGCTGGATGTCCTTCGCTTCCGCATCGGCCATCGCGATATCGTTATTTGTTCTGGGTGTGTTTTTGCTGTTGGTGATGAATGTCGACAATTTGGCGCAGGAACTGGAGAACACTGTCGAGATCCGGGTACATCTGGATGTAGTCGTCCCGGAGGAGCAGATTGCCGGCATTCAGAATGAAATTGGCAAGATCCCGGAAGTCAGCAGAATCACCTTTGTTTCCAAGGACGAGGGACTGGAGATGCTGAAGGAGCGGCTGGGGGAGGAGAATAGGGAAATTATCGAAGGGTACGAAGGCGACCAGAACCCTTTGAACGATTCCTTCACCGTGAAGGTGGACGAGCCCCGCAATGTCGCTGCTGTCGCTGCCCAAATTGAAGCGATCAACAGCGGACAGTCCCCTCCGCCGATTGTCAAGGTACAGTATGGCAAAGGGTACGTGGAGCGGATGTTTGCGGTGACGCATGCGATTCGCATCGTCGGCATCGCCTTGGTCATTGGATTGGCATTCACCGCCATGTTCCTGATCTCCAATACGATCAAGCTGACCATTATCAGCCGCCGCCGCGAAATCTCGATTATGAAGCTGGTCGGAGCGACGAATAACTTTATTCGCTGGCCGTTTTTCGTAGAAGGCGCTTTGCTAGGGATAATAGGCGCGGCAATTCCCGTTCTCATTCTCTACTTCGGGTATGGCGCTATTGTGGAGCAAAGCCGGGTAGAGCTGGGGCTGATGATGCTGCAGCTGCTGCCGGTGGAGGAAGTTAGATCAACTGTGTTCGGCTCTCTAATGGGCATTGGCATTTTGATAGGCATATGGGGCAGCACCATTTCTGTCCGCAAGTTCTTGAAAGTGTGA
- a CDS encoding S41 family peptidase, translating into MKGRNLAAILILGALLGSLLTMFALEWMDRSIFANQPNGSQPSQEASVGKEGGRVPAQAPGGSEEAGPGELTAEQRQKLETVYRLIQTKFYEEVDGDKLVDGAISGMLSSLEDPYSVYMDAQEAEQFNDSMIESTFSGIGAEVTMQDDRVTVVAPIKGSPAEKAGIRAKDVILSVNGESLDGLTLNEAVMKIRGPKGTQAKLEVLRAGSSQPIEIIVVRADIDVETVFAELMEDGIGKIEVRQIATNTAQRFQEELAALEERGMKALIIDMRNNPGGILQVITQMAEPFVPKGKTIVQVQDREGKRSKQVSEGTGKPYPVTVLVNGGSASAAEIFAAALQQSAGVKVIGEKTFGKGLVQSTYDSGTGDGSTIKLTIAGWLTPNGTSINESGVQPDITVEMPDYYHAVPLPKDRALKLDDLGPEVANLQLILKGVGYSPAREDGYFSRETAEALKAFQTDFNLTATGKLDEETAIKLEQELIERMLEPESDVQLQAAIQYLLETLR; encoded by the coding sequence ATGAAGGGCCGGAATTTGGCCGCGATTCTAATATTGGGGGCTTTGTTAGGCAGCCTGCTGACGATGTTTGCGCTGGAATGGATGGATCGATCGATCTTCGCCAACCAGCCGAATGGCAGCCAGCCCAGCCAGGAAGCATCGGTGGGCAAGGAGGGCGGACGCGTTCCAGCCCAAGCTCCGGGCGGCTCGGAAGAAGCGGGGCCTGGCGAATTGACAGCGGAACAAAGGCAGAAGCTCGAAACTGTATATAGACTGATCCAGACGAAGTTTTATGAAGAGGTGGATGGCGACAAGCTGGTTGACGGCGCCATATCAGGCATGCTGAGCTCGCTTGAGGATCCATATTCCGTTTATATGGATGCGCAGGAAGCCGAGCAGTTCAACGACTCGATGATCGAATCGACTTTCAGCGGTATCGGCGCGGAGGTTACGATGCAGGACGACCGTGTAACGGTTGTGGCGCCTATCAAGGGCTCGCCTGCGGAAAAAGCCGGCATCCGGGCGAAGGATGTCATCCTCTCCGTAAATGGAGAATCCTTGGATGGCTTGACGCTTAATGAGGCCGTTATGAAAATTCGGGGCCCCAAAGGCACGCAAGCGAAGCTGGAAGTGCTGCGGGCCGGCAGTTCCCAGCCGATCGAAATTATTGTCGTGCGAGCGGACATTGATGTCGAGACCGTCTTCGCGGAGCTGATGGAAGATGGAATCGGCAAGATAGAAGTGCGTCAGATAGCGACTAACACCGCGCAGCGCTTCCAGGAGGAGCTTGCAGCTCTGGAGGAGCGGGGAATGAAGGCGCTCATTATCGATATGCGCAACAACCCCGGCGGCATCCTGCAGGTGATCACACAGATGGCGGAGCCCTTTGTGCCTAAAGGAAAAACGATCGTGCAGGTGCAGGACCGGGAAGGGAAGCGTTCCAAGCAAGTTTCCGAAGGAACAGGCAAGCCATATCCGGTTACTGTGCTGGTGAACGGCGGCAGCGCGAGTGCAGCGGAAATATTCGCGGCGGCGTTGCAGCAGTCCGCAGGCGTCAAGGTTATCGGCGAGAAAACCTTCGGCAAGGGACTGGTCCAATCCACATATGACAGCGGGACAGGCGATGGCAGCACCATCAAGCTGACGATAGCCGGGTGGCTGACGCCGAATGGCACGAGCATCAACGAATCAGGCGTGCAGCCCGATATCACAGTGGAAATGCCCGACTATTACCATGCTGTGCCGCTTCCGAAGGATCGGGCGCTGAAGCTGGATGATCTCGGTCCGGAGGTTGCCAATCTGCAATTGATTCTGAAAGGGGTCGGCTACTCGCCGGCACGTGAAGACGGATATTTCAGCAGAGAAACCGCCGAAGCCCTGAAAGCTTTCCAGACCGACTTCAACTTGACGGCGACCGGCAAGCTGGACGAAGAAACGGCGATCAAGCTGGAGCAGGAGCTGATTGAGCGCATGCTAGAACCGGAAAGCGATGTGCAGCTTCAGGCAGCGATCCAATATTTACTGGAAACGCTCCGCTAA